A portion of the Tautonia marina genome contains these proteins:
- a CDS encoding HPF/RaiA family ribosome-associated protein: MRVLVQGLGIAVDPALRSHVERRVGSAIGRFSPKVERVTVRLSDAADSAVPGVRCGVTLSLPDGLVKVEDSGDEPFEAVSRAIERAGRALVREVERQHEVREGLGVTKA; encoded by the coding sequence ATGAGAGTGCTGGTGCAGGGATTGGGGATCGCGGTCGACCCGGCGTTGCGATCGCATGTTGAACGTCGGGTGGGATCGGCGATCGGGCGGTTTAGTCCGAAGGTCGAGCGGGTAACGGTGCGCCTGTCCGACGCGGCCGATTCGGCGGTGCCGGGGGTCCGATGCGGTGTAACGTTGTCGCTTCCCGACGGCCTGGTCAAAGTGGAGGATAGTGGCGACGAGCCGTTCGAAGCCGTGTCTCGGGCCATCGAACGGGCCGGTCGCGCGTTAGTCCGGGAGGTCGAGCGTCAACACGAGGTTCGCGAGGGACTCGGAGTGACCAAGGCATGA
- a CDS encoding thioredoxin domain-containing protein: MTTAPLLLTLVLAIVPGPGPSASAVSGGSAQSARGPVILDFHADWCPPCKQMRPRVETLVKNRYPVQSIDVDEHPELVERYGIEGVPTFVIVDAEGRELSRREGLVETRELADLYRDAARPTPVRGETNPPVRNVSNASAGSSRSNPDPWATVVRITVKDRGSLGFGSGTVIESSPEESIILTCAHIFTVKGRQPRPDQFNLPVLVELFDGKLGGPGGQTVRPLGKPMPGEVIDYDFDRDVALVRIRPGAVVPSARVVPQHWQAKARMSMYTVGCSHGEDATAWNTVIFAPTSRYQVPGKRNYEAIECQHSPKQGRSGGGLFTEDGYVAGVCNFAFDPSVGRGLYASPNSIYAILDRNNMSHLYEYRAPRGPQLYLADNANESGNRQDSQQDYTYRLQNGGEDEAVASANSGRNDRMLNVDPIVVPRPEFLGIQLPEESLEPAREARPRPAVKPELATGRAERPGRSAWTPVIPGSSSSGQVASSGSGTARQSNRPASSGEAASNPSGSKTDSRRASSRSGWSTIGSRGR, translated from the coding sequence ATGACCACCGCCCCCTTGCTGCTGACCTTGGTGCTTGCGATCGTTCCCGGCCCCGGCCCCTCGGCCTCCGCCGTTTCCGGCGGATCGGCCCAAAGTGCCCGAGGACCGGTGATTCTCGATTTTCATGCCGACTGGTGCCCACCCTGCAAGCAGATGCGCCCTCGGGTCGAGACACTGGTCAAGAATCGTTATCCCGTTCAATCCATTGATGTCGATGAGCACCCCGAACTGGTCGAGCGGTACGGGATTGAAGGCGTTCCGACCTTTGTGATCGTCGATGCCGAGGGTCGCGAACTGTCGCGACGCGAAGGACTGGTCGAAACGCGAGAACTCGCCGACCTCTACCGAGACGCCGCGCGTCCGACTCCGGTTCGGGGGGAGACCAATCCTCCGGTTCGGAACGTGTCGAACGCCTCGGCCGGTTCCTCGCGATCGAACCCCGATCCGTGGGCCACGGTCGTGCGGATCACGGTCAAGGACCGCGGATCGCTCGGATTCGGCTCGGGAACGGTGATCGAAAGTTCGCCGGAGGAGTCGATTATCCTCACCTGCGCGCACATCTTCACCGTGAAAGGGCGTCAGCCGAGGCCCGATCAGTTCAATCTGCCAGTCCTCGTGGAGCTGTTTGACGGCAAGCTGGGTGGTCCAGGAGGGCAGACCGTTCGCCCGCTGGGCAAACCGATGCCGGGAGAGGTGATTGACTACGACTTCGACCGGGATGTGGCCCTGGTTCGGATTCGTCCAGGAGCGGTCGTGCCGTCGGCCCGCGTCGTGCCGCAGCACTGGCAGGCGAAGGCTCGGATGAGCATGTACACGGTCGGTTGCTCGCACGGCGAGGACGCGACTGCCTGGAACACGGTCATCTTTGCCCCGACGTCGCGGTATCAGGTGCCGGGCAAGCGGAATTACGAGGCGATCGAGTGCCAGCACTCGCCGAAGCAAGGGCGATCGGGCGGCGGCCTGTTCACCGAAGACGGCTATGTGGCCGGCGTCTGCAACTTCGCGTTTGATCCGTCGGTCGGGCGGGGACTGTATGCCTCGCCGAACTCGATCTACGCGATTCTCGACCGCAACAACATGTCTCATCTGTACGAATACCGAGCACCTCGCGGTCCTCAGCTCTATCTGGCCGACAACGCGAACGAGTCAGGGAATCGCCAGGATTCGCAACAGGATTACACGTACCGCTTGCAAAACGGCGGAGAAGACGAGGCCGTTGCGAGTGCGAACTCAGGGCGGAACGACCGAATGCTGAACGTCGATCCGATCGTCGTGCCTCGGCCCGAATTCCTCGGCATCCAGTTGCCGGAGGAGTCCCTCGAACCGGCCCGAGAGGCCCGACCTCGTCCCGCCGTGAAGCCCGAGCTGGCCACGGGACGCGCTGAGCGTCCGGGCCGATCGGCCTGGACGCCGGTCATTCCGGGCAGTTCGTCGAGCGGGCAGGTCGCCTCAAGCGGCTCCGGGACGGCTCGGCAGTCCAATCGGCCTGCATCGAGTGGCGAGGCAGCCTCGAATCCGTCGGGATCGAAGACCGATTCGCGGCGAGCCTCCTCGCGAAGCGGCTGGTCGACCATCGGCAGCCGGGGTCGATGA
- the nhaR gene encoding transcriptional activator NhaR encodes METLNYHHLFYFWMVAREGSIAAACEQLDVSQPTISAQIRALERSLGLSLFTREGRGLVLTDAGRVAYRYADEIFSLGRELRDTISGRPAGHPLRLAVGVIDAMTKLVVARLLEPALRLEEPVRIICSEGSVEELIGDLARHRLDVVLSDVPLAPGAAVRAYNHQLGESDVAIFGPPGLADELTAGFPQSLDGAPMLLPAEHTAVRRSLEHWFESQDLRPRIVGEFEDSALMKAFGHSGFGLFPAPAIIAREVCNQYGVQLVGQIESVREQFYAISIDRRLKHPAVVAISEAARRQFLSTPTADPPAAE; translated from the coding sequence ATGGAAACGCTCAACTACCACCATCTGTTCTACTTCTGGATGGTCGCCCGTGAGGGCAGCATCGCCGCGGCCTGTGAACAGCTTGACGTTTCCCAGCCGACGATCAGTGCTCAGATTCGTGCTCTTGAGCGCTCGCTGGGCCTCAGTTTGTTCACCCGGGAAGGGCGGGGCCTCGTCCTCACCGACGCCGGTCGCGTGGCTTATCGCTACGCCGACGAGATCTTCTCGCTCGGTCGGGAGTTGCGCGACACGATCTCCGGGCGACCGGCTGGCCACCCCTTGCGGCTCGCCGTGGGGGTCATCGACGCCATGACCAAGCTCGTCGTTGCTCGACTGCTTGAACCGGCCTTGCGACTGGAGGAGCCGGTCCGGATCATCTGCTCCGAGGGGTCGGTCGAGGAACTGATCGGCGACCTGGCCCGTCACCGGCTCGATGTCGTTCTGTCTGATGTTCCCCTGGCGCCCGGGGCGGCGGTCCGTGCCTACAACCACCAGCTCGGTGAGAGTGACGTGGCCATCTTCGGCCCCCCTGGGCTCGCAGACGAACTGACCGCGGGCTTTCCCCAATCCCTCGACGGGGCTCCCATGCTCCTACCGGCCGAGCACACCGCCGTCCGCCGATCCCTCGAACACTGGTTCGAGTCGCAGGATCTCCGACCGCGGATCGTCGGCGAGTTCGAGGACAGCGCCTTGATGAAAGCCTTCGGCCATTCCGGCTTTGGCCTTTTTCCCGCCCCGGCCATCATCGCCCGGGAAGTCTGCAATCAGTACGGTGTCCAGCTCGTGGGGCAGATCGAATCGGTGCGCGAACAGTTCTACGCCATCTCGATCGATCGCCGCCTAAAACATCCGGCAGTCGTGGCCATCTCCGAAGCCGCTCGGCGCCAGTTTCTCTCCACGCCAACGGCCGACCCACCAGCCGCGGAGTGA